The proteins below are encoded in one region of Clostridia bacterium:
- a CDS encoding SpoIIE family protein phosphatase: MNAKHKKRNISLLVEVAAIFLIGVLITGALTYICETYLYNNSVKKQTELQASEIAEETRRAVNEYPASQWLIKYWYEHPDELDIEYDAEYAADTLTAEKCRVFSQRHPDMELRYMTDADCEALPAEDQKLYAEIIYSFLITRVDQIKQSYHVDFLFCVVSEEPFDKQFFLFSAADPGAVRGTNYEEVYPLGNVVSVAESQTEAMRGALQKSSHLADAGNYVDYYSTLTSFDGHSVILGLTYGLSALKSDIEAQTRTGTAMAILNQLVLSAVCLLLIYLVVLRPIKKVQHSIRDYKTTKDSGAVSKDLAGVRLRNELGQLSEDVTDMAREIDDHMEKIKTITAEKERIGMELELASRIQYAMLPNVFPAFPERHEFDLYASMDPAKEVGGDFYDFFMLDNDHLAAVIADVSGKGIPAALFMMITKALIKNTAMTGLSPAKVLELVNKQIAANNPEQMFVTVWLGILEISTGKLTAANAGHEYPALKEPDGAFELVKDKHGLAAGAMDGMRYKEYELQLRPGSKLFVYTDGVPEATDAGEQLFGTDRMLAALNSEPDADPEGLLRNVRAAVDGFVKEAEQFDDLTMLCLEYRGGEKNQ; encoded by the coding sequence ATGAACGCTAAACACAAAAAACGGAACATCAGTCTTCTTGTCGAAGTTGCGGCGATATTTCTTATCGGCGTTCTTATAACCGGCGCGCTGACGTATATCTGCGAGACCTACCTCTACAACAACAGCGTCAAGAAACAGACCGAGCTGCAGGCCTCCGAGATCGCAGAGGAAACGAGGCGCGCGGTAAACGAGTATCCCGCGAGTCAATGGCTGATCAAATACTGGTATGAGCATCCGGACGAACTCGATATCGAATACGACGCCGAGTACGCCGCGGACACGCTTACGGCGGAAAAGTGCCGCGTTTTCTCACAGCGCCATCCCGATATGGAGCTGCGCTATATGACGGACGCCGACTGCGAGGCCCTTCCCGCCGAGGATCAGAAGCTCTACGCCGAGATAATATACTCCTTCCTGATAACCCGCGTCGATCAGATCAAGCAGTCATATCACGTCGATTTCCTTTTCTGCGTCGTATCGGAGGAGCCGTTCGACAAGCAGTTCTTCCTCTTCAGCGCCGCGGACCCGGGCGCCGTCAGAGGCACGAACTACGAGGAGGTCTACCCACTCGGCAACGTCGTCTCCGTCGCGGAAAGCCAGACCGAAGCGATGCGCGGCGCGCTTCAGAAATCCAGCCACCTCGCCGACGCGGGCAACTACGTCGACTACTACTCGACGCTGACTTCCTTCGACGGCCACAGCGTTATTCTCGGCCTGACCTACGGCCTTTCCGCGCTCAAAAGCGATATCGAAGCGCAGACTCGCACCGGAACCGCGATGGCGATCCTCAACCAGCTCGTCCTTTCCGCCGTCTGTCTGCTGCTGATCTACCTCGTCGTGCTGCGCCCGATCAAAAAGGTGCAGCACAGCATTCGCGATTACAAGACCACGAAGGACAGCGGCGCAGTGTCGAAGGATCTCGCGGGCGTTCGTCTTCGCAACGAGCTCGGGCAGCTCTCGGAGGACGTTACCGATATGGCGCGCGAGATAGACGACCACATGGAAAAGATAAAGACCATCACCGCGGAAAAAGAGAGGATCGGCATGGAGCTCGAGCTCGCCAGCCGCATCCAGTACGCGATGCTCCCGAACGTCTTCCCCGCCTTCCCCGAGCGGCATGAATTCGACCTCTACGCCAGCATGGATCCCGCCAAGGAGGTCGGCGGCGACTTCTACGACTTCTTCATGCTCGACAACGACCACCTCGCCGCGGTCATCGCGGACGTCTCCGGCAAGGGGATACCCGCCGCGCTATTCATGATGATAACCAAAGCCCTAATCAAGAACACCGCGATGACGGGGCTTTCGCCCGCGAAGGTACTGGAGCTCGTCAACAAGCAGATTGCCGCGAACAACCCCGAACAGATGTTCGTAACGGTCTGGCTCGGGATCCTCGAGATCTCCACCGGCAAGCTCACCGCCGCGAACGCGGGCCACGAGTATCCCGCGCTGAAGGAGCCGGACGGCGCCTTCGAGCTGGTCAAGGATAAGCACGGACTCGCCGCCGGAGCGATGGACGGCATGCGGTATAAGGAATACGAGCTGCAGCTGCGCCCCGGCTCTAAGCTCTTCGTCTACACCGACGGGGTGCCGGAGGCCACCGACGCAGGCGAACAACTGTTCGGCACCGACCGTATGCTCGCCGCGCTGAACTCCGAGCCCGACGCGGATCCGGAAGGATTACTGCGCAACGTGCGCGCGGCGGTCGACGGCTTCGTGAAGGAAGCCGAGCAGTTCGACGATCTGACGATGCTCTGCCTCGAATACAGGGGCGGCGAAAAGAATCAGTAA
- a CDS encoding four helix bundle protein: protein MRNDELSIQSMGFAVSVINLVKDLKAKHETIISNQIGRSGTSIGANIREAQYAHGKPDFIAKLQIALKEANETGYWLDLLYKTNYIDENTYKTLDNQCASIRIMLVASCSTAKSHLKHNDVRGEHV from the coding sequence ATGCGCAATGATGAACTTTCAATTCAGTCAATGGGTTTCGCAGTGTCCGTCATCAATCTTGTAAAAGACTTGAAAGCAAAGCATGAAACGATAATTTCAAATCAGATCGGGCGCTCCGGCACGTCGATTGGTGCGAACATCCGAGAAGCGCAGTACGCTCACGGGAAACCGGATTTTATCGCCAAGCTTCAAATCGCGCTTAAAGAAGCAAACGAAACGGGCTATTGGCTTGACTTGCTTTATAAAACGAATTATATAGATGAAAACACATACAAAACACTGGATAATCAATGTGCGTCTATCCGTATAATGCTCGTTGCTTCATGCTCCACTGCAAAATCTCACTTGAAGCATAATGACGTCAGAGGCGAACATGTATGA